CCAAACATTGGTGTCCAGAGCGATCATGCCGTTTTTCCTTTCCGCCAGCGTTTGCGGATATCCCCATGAATCGCCTGCTCCATGTCCTGCACATTGATGACGGGTCCCTGGTAGCCGGTGCAGCCAAGTCCGTCCTCAGGATGGGTAAGCGGAAATGTCCGATTAGGTTTAAGAATGATGCCGGAGGTTATCTCCTCGACAATAAACCGGGTGCCCGGCCGCCATCGGCGGCTCTCCCGAAGGGATTTGGGTATGACGATCTGGCCTTTGCCGGACAGGGTTGTGGTAATCATGGCCACCTCCTGGGTGTGTAAGATTCGGTAAGACGAAAAATAGCAGCTATTTCATTGAAGGTCAAGCAATATCTTAGGTCAAAGTAAAGAAATTTCCCTTGACATTCCCTGGGGATATGCTTACGAATCCAAGCAGGTTCCCGATATTGAATACTATCTGTAAAATACTGATCTTGAAAATATTAACTTATTATGACGGAGCACCTTTATCTCAATTATCGACTCGAAATCTCCTGCGCCTTTATTGAAAACTGGGCAGATGAAATTGAATATCACCAGACGGATAAATAGTTCAATAAAATCAGGTGGAATACGCTCTGCTTGGGCCTCTCACACCGGAAACCGAGGTTCAAGCCCCCGTGGGACTACAAAACATATTAATGGGTTAACCAACATTGGTTGTTCCCTCTTTTGCTTGTTAATCACTTTGTGCGTCCTTTTTTCCAGAGTTATGTTTGCTGATAAATCATTATCAATTATGAAGTAACTATCACGAGACCTGATTGAGCGTGCCCATCCTTGAGCCAGCACTAATGAAAAAAGACAAATTCACGGCATATATACTGGTTGCCATTCAGATGATTTCCATTATCTTGATTTTGGCAACCGGGCGGCCTTTGGCAAGCGGCATTCCTCTGCTGATCATTGAAATTGCCGGCATCTTGCTTGGGCTCTGGGCCATTGTCATTATGGGCAGGACGACTAACATCAACATTGCTCCGCTGGTAAAACAATCGGCCCGGCTTGTCACAAACGGCCCTTATGCATTAATCAGACACCCTATGTATTCATCGGTATTGCTCACGATCTGGCCGTTGATCATCGATCAATACTCACTATTGCGCTTGATGATCGGGTTGATCTTGACGGTCGATTTAATCGTGAAACTGCTGTTCGAAGAAAATCGCTTGCGGGAGCACTTTGCGGGTTATGAAATCTATAGAAGGCAAACCAAGATGTTGATCCCTTTTGTCCTCTAACCGAATATCCAGGGTAAAATTCAGTATAGGTCACGCCTGACGGGATGCCGC
The window above is part of the Syntrophales bacterium genome. Proteins encoded here:
- a CDS encoding isoprenylcysteine carboxylmethyltransferase family protein; the protein is MKKDKFTAYILVAIQMISIILILATGRPLASGIPLLIIEIAGILLGLWAIVIMGRTTNINIAPLVKQSARLVTNGPYALIRHPMYSSVLLTIWPLIIDQYSLLRLMIGLILTVDLIVKLLFEENRLREHFAGYEIYRRQTKMLIPFVL
- a CDS encoding AbrB/MazE/SpoVT family DNA-binding domain-containing protein, encoding MITTTLSGKGQIVIPKSLRESRRWRPGTRFIVEEITSGIILKPNRTFPLTHPEDGLGCTGYQGPVINVQDMEQAIHGDIRKRWRKGKTA